The sequence CTAAGCTAAGCTGTAGAGTAGTAAGAATGTTTCCAAGTAATAATTGCATTAAAATAACAGAAACTGAAAATATTGTAGACGACTATAGAGAATAGATGAAAAATTAGTATGAATTGTGtgaaaaatgttgttgttgttgctgtttaatataataataaagcaaaaatcaagttattgacatgcaaaatcatgagaaaaatttgtttattttcgatacacaaacaacaataattaaccccacttttttttccaattctTTTCGTTTTGCATTTTCTCTTATAGATTCAGCCAGTGATCATGAGGAGAATGGTACATGTTCACCTTTGGCTGCCACAACCGCCAATGAAGATAGTGATTGCGATAGAGCAGAATTAACTCATATGGCCACTAGTAATGAacatgttaataaaattaatacacAAACACCCGCCGATAAACAACAACAGACTTCTGCGGCAGACTCAGAAGTAACAGGAGAAGAAGATCTTAATCACAATAATAACATAGTAATGCCGTTGGAagagcaacaacagcagcagcagccacAGCAGGAGTTAAAGATAGAATCTCCCGCTCAAACGGAAGAATTAAATGCGGCTTTAACACCCTCCAAAACATATCCAAAAGATCAAGAATTTCCCTCACCTACACCACCTGATCTCAATGAGAGCCAGGAACCTTTAAGAAAAGCTCAAGAGGCCAGCGAAGAAGCTAACGAAACAGAAGCGTCCACACCCCAAGACGAAGAGAAAGAAAACATGTGTTTAACTTCAGGTAAATTGGAAAATCAAAGCAAGGATGAAGTCACCACAGAACaagaaactgaaaacaaaaaagtGCTAGAAATGGAAGAACCTACAACAACAGATGTGGCTGAAAAGGCACTCAACAAAGATGTGGATATGGAGGTGCCAGAGTCCAGTTCACCTTCCTTGCCCTCCTCTCTAGCCCAACAATTTGGTGCTGCTCCAGTTAACATTGAAGCTATTAAGAATATGCAATTAGCTATTGCCCAAGTGGCGGCTAAAACCATTGCAAATGGTGCTTCTGGTCAAGACAATGAAGCTGCCATGAAACAATTGGCCTTCCTACAACAGACTCTATTTAATCTTCAGCAACAGCAACTATTCCAAATTCAGCTCATACAGCAACTGCAATCTCAATTGGCCATGAATCAACCAAAACCCGATGAGGCCAATGAAATGGAAGAGGAGGATGAAGAAGAGGTTGAGAATGGTGAGGAAGATACTTATGAAGAAGAAGAGCGTATAGCTCAAATGGAATTAAGACAGAAAGCTGAGGCCCGCATGGCTGAAGATAAAGCCAGACAGCATTTAATCAATGCTGGTGTACCCCTCGATTCACTCAAAAGAAAACGTGATGCTGATCAGGCAGAGGATATGGATGTTTCCGCAGCACGGCGCATAAGTGTTGATAAAAGCTCGGAATATGCTTTGGATAAACTTAAGGATATGGAAAATAGGCCTTTGCCTTTTGGCTCCAACTTAGCCTCTTCCATTATAACTCACCACGACGATATGCCTGAACCCAACTCCTTGGACTTGTTGCAGAAGAGAGCTCAAGAGGTATTGGATTCAGCTTCTCAGGGTATTTTAGCCAATAACATGGCTGATGAGTTTGCGTTCAAAGAGAAGAATGGTAAGGCCGGCAATGAACCGTTCTTCAAGCACAGATGTCGCTATTGTGGCAAAGTCTTTGGTTCGGATTCAGCCTTACAGATTCATATTAGATCTCATACGGGCGAACGACCCTTCAAGTGCAATGTGTGCGGCAGCAGATTTACCACCAAAGGAAATTTAAAAGTGCACTTTCAAAGACATGCCCATAAATTTCCTCATGTACCTATGAATGCCACACCCATACCAGAACATTTGGATAAATTCCATCCTCCTCTATTGGATCAAATGTCACCGGACAGTTCTCCCAGCCATACACCTGCCGCTATGCCCCAACAAATGCCCACACAAATGCCACCCATGAACTTCCCTGGATCTTCTAACAATTTCCCCGGATTGGCAAATCTTTACAGACCTCCCATGGATATATTAAAGTCATTATCTGCTTCATCAGGGTCAGCTGGATTCAGCAATCCATTCTTCCCCCAAGTTCCTGGTAATTTGGGTGAAGCAGCTGTGCAGGCTCAAGCAGCAGCCCAAGCAGTTTTGAGTAAAAATCAAGAAATTCCCACGGATTTGAGTAAAACATCGGAGCCCAGTTCTCCGGTCAACGCGCAAATAAAGTCAGAGATCTGCGAAGAAAAGGAGGAAGAGGTACCAGAACAAATAGCCACCCAACCAGGATCTCTAACACAGGCACCCAAACCATCATCACCCTCTCCCATGACCATCAAAATCAAAGAAGAAAAAGATGATTGTGAAATTGTTCAAACTGATATGGAAGAAAGAATACACATTCACGCTCCAGCACCATCCACAGCCAGTCCCGCCATCTCTACACAC comes from Calliphora vicina chromosome 2, idCalVici1.1, whole genome shotgun sequence and encodes:
- the salm gene encoding homeotic protein spalt-major isoform X1, translating into MKNILSTVLCEMRSDFKETHQETINKMIQFGTVKYGIVKQLKDRAKSTEKDSASDHEENGTCSPLAATTANEDSDCDRAELTHMATSNEHVNKINTQTPADKQQQTSAADSEVTGEEDLNHNNNIVMPLEEQQQQQQPQQELKIESPAQTEELNAALTPSKTYPKDQEFPSPTPPDLNESQEPLRKAQEASEEANETEASTPQDEEKENMCLTSGKLENQSKDEVTTEQETENKKVLEMEEPTTTDVAEKALNKDVDMEVPESSSPSLPSSLAQQFGAAPVNIEAIKNMQLAIAQVAAKTIANGASGQDNEAAMKQLAFLQQTLFNLQQQQLFQIQLIQQLQSQLAMNQPKPDEANEMEEEDEEEVENGEEDTYEEEERIAQMELRQKAEARMAEDKARQHLINAGVPLDSLKRKRDADQAEDMDVSAARRISVDKSSEYALDKLKDMENRPLPFGSNLASSIITHHDDMPEPNSLDLLQKRAQEVLDSASQGILANNMADEFAFKEKNGKAGNEPFFKHRCRYCGKVFGSDSALQIHIRSHTGERPFKCNVCGSRFTTKGNLKVHFQRHAHKFPHVPMNATPIPEHLDKFHPPLLDQMSPDSSPSHTPAAMPQQMPTQMPPMNFPGSSNNFPGLANLYRPPMDILKSLSASSGSAGFSNPFFPQVPGNLGEAAVQAQAAAQAVLSKNQEIPTDLSKTSEPSSPVNAQIKSEICEEKEEEVPEQIATQPGSLTQAPKPSSPSPMTIKIKEEKDDCEIVQTDMEERIHIHAPAPSTASPAISTHSPLMNSPPQVPNSPPVATSKPPTTQQLPPVVQPIQPPAILHPQPSPGSHHHFDHLPTPGQLPPSMHHRDDFFAERFPLKFTKMSPERHSPIRSPAHIPRAPFFNPMKPHDMALLPRPHSNDNSWENFIEISNSSETMKLKELMKNKKITDPNQCVVCDRVLSCKSALQMHYRTHTGERPFKCRICGRAFTTKGNLKTHMAVHKIRPPMRNFHQCPVCHKKYSNALVLQQHIRLHTGEPTDLTPEQIQAAEIRDPPPSMMPGAFMNPFAAAAFHFGMPGGPGMHPGMHGMHNGMGSESSQGDFDDQMDCGDDYDDDMSSDHMSNDLEPGSERPKSTDDFKALLFEQKLRIDPTGVVNTNPRPQSATSNANSINSPPTSPTSATKPLSSTRAISPARSVSEMSQGALDLTPRAGPSSANSSIIARSPLPSNASKRSPSPISKSPKLPQISPSAAMPPTSAVDCLPPSLHHHLQQQHQQLMQQQAALAAAQHHQQMQHNAVVAMHQEQLRREAVAHAQLSPNCPQSMGQQPPTGQSSATGSPQMQHHQSTNPLVAAARPPFGMFPNLPLFPPASTQNMCTAMNSIAQSVMPAAPFNPLALSGVRGSTTCGICFKTFPCHSALEIHYRSHTKERPFKCNICDRGFTTKGNLKQHMLTHKIRDMEQETFRNRAVKYMSGGKED
- the salm gene encoding homeotic protein spalt-major isoform X2; protein product: MKNILSTVLCEMRSDFKETHQETINKMIQFGTVKYGIVKQLKDRAKSTEKDSASDHEENGTCSPLAATTANEDSDCDRAELTHMATSNEHVNKINTQTPADKQQQTSAADSEVTGEEDLNHNNNIVMPLEEQQQQQQPQQELKIESPAQTEELNAALTPSKTYPKDQEFPSPTPPDLNESQEPLRKAQEASEEANETEASTPQDEEKENMCLTSGKLENQSKDEVTTEQETENKKVLEMEEPTTTDVAEKALNKDVDMEVPESSSPSLPSSLAQQFGAAPVNIEAIKNMQLAIAQVAAKTIANGASGQDNEAAMKQLAFLQQTLFNLQQQQLFQIQLIQQLQSQLAMNQPKPDEANEMEEEDEEEVENGEEDTYEEEERIAQMELRQKAEARMAEDKARQHLINAGVPLDSLKRKRDADQAEDMDVSAARRISVDKSSEYALDKLKDMENRPLPFGSNLASSIITHHDDMPEPNSLDLLQKRAQEVLDSASQGILANNMADEFAFKEKNGKAGNEPFFKHRCRYCGKVFGSDSALQIHIRSHTGERPFKCNVCGSRFTTKGNLKVHFQRHAHKFPHVPMNATPIPEHLDKFHPPLLDQMSPDSSPSHTPAAMPQQMPTQMPPMNFPGSSNNFPGLANLYRPPMDILKSLSASSGSAGFSNPFFPQVPGNLGEAAVQAQAAAQAVLSKNQEIPTDLSKTSEPSSPVNAQIKSEICEEKEEEVPEQIATQPGSLTQAPKPSSPSPMTIKIKEEKDDCEIVQTDMEERIHIHAPAPSTASPAISTHSPLMNSPPQVPNSPPVATSKPPTTQQLPPVVQPIQPPAILHPQPSPGSHHHFDHLPTPGQLPPSMHHRDDFFAERFPLKFTKMSPERHSPIRSPAHIPRAPFFNPMKPHDMALLPRPHSNDNSWENFIEISNSSETMKLKELMKNKKITDPNQCVVCDRVLSCKSALQMHYRTHTGERPFKCRICGRAFTTKGNLKTHMAVHKIRPPMRNFHQCPVCHKKYSNALVLQQHIRLHTGEPTDLTPEQIQAAEIRDPPPSMMPGAFMNPFAAAAFHFGMPGGPGMHPGMHGMHNGMGSESSQGDFDDQMDCGDDYDDDMSSDHMSNDLEPGSERPKSTDDFKALLFEQKLRIDPTGVVNTNPRPQSATSNANSINSPPTSPTSATKPLSSTRAISPARSVSEMSQGALDLTPRAGPSSANSSIIARSPLPSNASKRSPSPISKSPKLPQISPSAAMPPTSAVDCLPPSLHHHLQQQHQQLMQQQAALAAAQHHQQMQHNAVVAMHQEQLRREAVAHAQLSPNCPQSMGQQPPTGQSSATGSPQMQHHQSTNPLVAAARPPFGMFPNLPLFPPASTQNMCTAMNSIAQSVMPAAPFNPLALSGVRGSTTCGICFKTFPCHSALEIHYRSHTKERPFKCNICDRGFTTKGNLKQHMLTHKIRDMEQETFRNRAVK